One segment of Ficedula albicollis isolate OC2 chromosome 2, FicAlb1.5, whole genome shotgun sequence DNA contains the following:
- the ZNF830 gene encoding zinc finger protein 830, with protein sequence MTVKVAELKGTKQAATGSAAGTSSHPVKRKTVETENTDLKRVKGTDEKPHTSSSGLPADFFDEAEQDSASVQLSKGPGPSLLSGNYDDDDDDEEEEEQEQSSKSFAVHKTEIPPPTQEVIANSLPADFFDTKTPAAPIVSHSGSIQKAEIQEKVVERKENTAEALPEGFFDDPEVDAKVRKVDAPKDQMDKEWDEFQKAMRQVNTISEAIVAEDDEEGRLDRQIGEIDEQIECYRRVELLRNRQDEMKEKLKEAMRLRAAQEKEEEDVGSEDEEELQDLLSQDWRVKGALL encoded by the exons ATGACTGTG aaagTTGCAGAATTAAAAGGCACAAAGCAGGCGGCCActggctcagctgctggcacatcATCTCATCCAGTTAAGAGAAAAACAGTtgagacagaaaatacagaCTTAAAGAGAGTAAAAG GTACAGATGAAAAGCCACACACATCTTCTTCAGG GCTGCCAGCAGATTTTTTTGATGAAGCAGAGCAAGACAGCGCCAGTGTACAGCTTTCCAAGGGCCCAGGTCCCAGTTTATTGTCAGGGAATTACGATGACGACGACGAcgatgaggaagaggaggaacaAGAACAGTCAAGCAAATCTTTTGCTGTgcataaaactgaaattccaCCTCCAACTCAAGAAGTAATAGCTAATTCTCTGCCTGCAG ACTTTTTTGACACCAAAACTCCAGCTGCTCCTATAGTTTCCCATTCAGGATCCATACAGAAAGCAGAGATACAAGAGAAGGTAGTTGAAAG gaaagaaaacactgctgaagCTTTGCCAGAAGGTTTCTTTGATGATCCTGAAGTGGATGCAAAA GTGAGAAAAGTTGATGCTCCAAAGGATCAGATGGACAAAGAATGGGATGAATTTCAGAAGGCAATGCGACAGGTCAACACA ATTTCAGAAGCAATAGTGGCAGAAGATGATGAGGAAGGACGACTAGATCGCCAGATTGGAGAAATTGATGAGCAGAT TGAATGCTACCGCCGTGTCGAGCTTTTGCGGAACCGCCAGGACGAGATGAAGGAGAAGTTAAAGGAAGCCATGAGATTAAGAGCAGCAcaagagaaagaggaggaggatgttggcagtgaagatgaagaagagctgcaggatttgCTGTCACAAGACTGGCGGGTGAAAGGGGCTTTGTTGTAG